In Sander vitreus isolate 19-12246 chromosome 12, sanVit1, whole genome shotgun sequence, the following proteins share a genomic window:
- the LOC144526592 gene encoding macrophage mannose receptor 1-like isoform X1, with product MKITCTALVLLIQTLQCLASDDSPFLLTNKAAGFCLVKKSNYCFDVRWTTGERLLVWGLNKCLGVQGKSVGSELSLYNCDENSDLQKWECKNGTVLALKDQELYIELTADNTAVLSKTIGPNNHLTISGTSSGACARTYRELYTIGGNANGRPCMFPFLYKDHWYSTCTEIDSSEKRRWCAVQTKYEHEVWGYCPTNSREHWSKHTTGAYYQLNTQATLTWPQAQASCKQQGASLLSITDPNEKAYITALIGTAGRGQGDKLWSGLIRHPEHGWQWSNGRPYRYLNWDSGHPLPNPGHDCAIVDGAVQYSWQSSSCTKKLGYICYSKGAVAPTETVETGFCSSPWTPYNGHCFHLQRTQKTWSDAQKVCRKEGGDLVSIRNVEDQSFVISQLGYASTDELWIGLNDKKTEGLFDWIDHSTVSYTSWEFGKPAVFTDQEDCVLIRGENGNWADRMCDEKHGFICMKMSASEPSGDEVEQNVGCKTGWKRHGSYCYFVGTETKTFDEAKDDCKTSDAYLADVSNGVDNAFLVSLVGMRPEKYFWLGLSNQKDIDQFVWTNTDSVRFTHWNAEMPGYQQGCVAMSTGVFAGLWDVMPCTNKTKYICKHLAEGAVLTPAPPTPTLLKCADGWNKILTRNFCYKLFSESSSNSRTWYQARDYCRAIGGDLLSIHSAAEQIIEKRFERVWIGLHAPDAGTGYIWSDGSPVNFQHWKNGGPNNRNNVENCAEFIPHLRDHEWSWKAMHCEKDNGWLCQIRVGLTPKAPPDPVTPDYNKTSDGWLEWNGNQYYINKLSMAMEEARRFCQQRHSDLVTINSEAESVFLWKQIAQHHEHYWIGLTVDLDQTLEWVDGSQVVFQRWDEGQPDFKNYDENCVVMTYSTGFWHDYNCGYEHSSICKRSGSPPANTTVAPTVAPKGACPSQWKRFNSKCYRIFNDQKVIWREARKQCQDVGGNLASISSRHVEVFLMTQMADTPTTTDVWIGLRRTDIYGFQWTDGRPRHYVNLDLANHEGADIYYKWIHALQEEKCAVIISDHSIGTGQWKPKSCNDTNGFVCLQNVDPSLPDSPEPTTSTNYVKIFNDSMKVVTQQMNWDEAKKHCEGEGAKLASLRNKWSQAYVELLVLNLNAPLWIGLNKVQTNGHFTFTDGWHMSFSHWGKNEPSSDQPCVYVDLDGKWKTADCNQTMNSVCMRSTYVPPTESSGFPGICPEDPDVLNIGQQYFWLPFKGYCYIFVTEEKGWADASTSCVRHGGSLASIEDPFEQEFIQNNANKFKDSHTSFWIGLFQTHKGEWLWLDKTVMDYTNWANAQPGQHSYVTISTSTGKWSAAHRQYYRPYICKTAKVLAPTLPTSSAAVVHPRQRGHIALAVVVVITGIATGVIALFLFKKFARRLPIPDMLTTFDNPVFNTEWSQPNVVDTNNHVENIEEKSPEPLITQK from the exons ATGAAGATAACGTGCACAGCCTTGGTGCTTCTCATCCAAACATTACAATGTTTGGCCTCAGATG ATTCACCATTTCTACTAACTAACAAGGCCGCTGGTTtttgtttggttaaaaaaagtAACTACTGCTTTGACGTACGCTGGACAACTGGTGAGCGACTACTGGTTTGGGGGCTTAATAAGTGCCTGGGCGTCCAAGGGAAAAGTGTGGGAAGTGAACTAAGCCTCTACAATTGTGATGAAAACAGCGACCTCCAAAAGTGGGAATGCAAGAATGGAACAGTGCTCGCCCTCAAAGACCAAGAGCTTTACATTGAGCTCACTGCAGATAACACAGCAGTTCTCTCCAAAACAATAGGACCCAATAACCACCTCACAATTTCAGGGACCTCCAGCGGTGCTTGTGCAAGAACATACAGAG AACTTTATACTATTGGAGGAAATGCAAATGGTAGACCCTGCATGTTTCCCTTCTTGTACAAAGACCATTGGTACTCAACCTGCACTGAGATTGACTCCTCGGAAAAGCGACGTTGGTGTGCAGTTCAAACTAAATATGAACATGAGGTCTGGGGCTACTGCCCAACTAACT CCAGAGAACACTGGAGCAAACACACAACAGGAGCGTATTaccagctcaacacacaggcaACTCTGACTTGGCCCCAGGCTCAAGCCAGCTGCAAACAGCAGGGGGCCTCCCTGCTCAGTATCACCGATCCTAACGAGAAGGCTTACATCACAG cacTAATAGGGACAGCGGGCAGGGGACAGGGGGATAAGCTTTGGTCTGGACTGATCCGGCACCCAGAACATGGCTGGCAGTGGTCTAATGGAAGGCCTTACCGTTATCTGAATTGGGACTCAG GACATCCACTTCCCAATCCGGGCCACGACTGTGCAATTGTTGATGGTGCTGTACAGTACTCCTGGCAAAGTTCATCATGCACCAAGAAACTGGGGTACATCTGCTACAGTAAAGGAGCTGTGGCTCCTActgaaa CTGTTGAGACAGGATTTTGTTCAAGCCCTTGGACTCCCTACAATGGCCACTGCTTCCACCTCCAACGTACTCAGAAAACATGGTCTGATGCTCAGAAAGTGTGCCGCAAAGAAGGAGGGGACCTAGTCAGCATCCGCAATGTGGAGGACCAAAGCTTTGTCATCTCTCAACTTGGCTATG CATCCACTGATGAGCTTTGGATTGGACTGAATGACAAGAAGACAGAAGGGCTGTTTGACTGGATTGACCACTCTACTGTCAGCTATACCAGCTGGGAGTTTGGGAAACCTGCCGTCTTTACTGACCAAGAAGACTGTGTTCTCATCAGAGGAGAG AATGGGAACTGGGCTGACCGTATGTGTGACGAGAAACATGGCTTCATTTGTATGAAGATGAGTGCCTCTGAACCCTCTGGAGATGAAGTGGAGCAGAATGTAGGCTGCAAAACT GGTTGGAAAAGACATGGTTCCTACTGCTACTTTGTAGGAACGGAGACAAAGACGTTTGATGAAGCCAAAGATGACTGCAAGACCTCAGATGCCTACTTAGCTGATGTTTCAAATGG GGTGGATAATGCCTTCCTCGTCAGCTTGGTCGGGATGAGACCAGAGAAGTACTTCTGGCTAGGCCTCTCAAACCAGAAAGACATTGATCAATTTGTGTGGACCAACACAGACTCAGTGAGGTTTACTCACTGGAATGCTGAAATGCCAG GTTACCAACAGGGCTGCGTTGCCATGTCAACTGGGGTTTTTGCTGGCCTCTGGGATGTTATGCCATGCACCAATAAGacaaaatacatttgcaaaCACCTGGCAGAGGGGGCTGTTTTAACACCTGCACCACCAACTCCTACCCTTCTCAAGTGTGCAGACGGCTGGAATAAAATACTAACAAGAAATTTCTGCTATAAG CTGTTTTCAGAGTCATCTTCAAACAGTAGGACCTGGTATCAGGCCAGAGATTACTGCAGGGCCATTGGAGGAGACCTGCTCAGcatccacagcgctgctgagCAAATTATTGAAAAGCG CTTTGAAAGAGTCTGGATTGGACTTCATGCCCCTGACGCAGGAACTGGTTACATATGGAGCGATGGATCCCCA GTAAACTTCCAACACTGGAAAAACGGAGGGCCAAATAATAGAAACAATGTGGAAAATTGTGCTGAATTTATACCACATCTGCGGGATCACGAATGGTCTTGGAAAGCTATGCATTGTGAGAAGGACAATGGCTGGCTGTGTCAGATCCGAGTAG GACTAACTCCAAAGGCACCTCCAGACCCTGTCACTCCTG ACTACAATAAGACGTCAGATGGGTGGCTAGAATGGAATGGGAATCAGTATTATATTAACAAGCTGTCGATGGCCATGGAAGAAGCTCGTCGCTTCTGCCAACAGAGGCATAGTGACTTGGTAACTATCAACAGTGAAGCTGAAAGTGTCTTTTTATGGAAACAG ATAGCCCAACATCATGAACATTACTGGATAGGCCTGACAGTAGATCTTGATCAAACACTTGA GTGGGTGGATGGTTCTCAAGTGGTGTTTCAAAGGTGGGATGAAGGTCAGCCTGATTTCAAGAACTATGATGAGAACTGTGTTGTGATGACGTATTCTACTG GGTTCTGGCACGATTATAATTGTGGGTATGAGCACAGTTCCATTTGTAAACGCAGTGGATCACCACCTGCCAACACCACTGTGGCACCCACAGTGGCCCCTAAAGGTGCCTGCCCATCCCAGTGGAAAAGATTTAACTCAAAG TGTTACAGAATCTTTAATGACCAGAAGGTAATATGGCGTGAAGCGAGGAAACAATGCCAAGATGTGGGTGGAAACTTGGCCTCTATTTCTTCCAGACATGTTGAAG tgtttttgatgACTCAAATGGCTGACACACCTACTACTACAGACGTATGGATTGGTTTGCGCAGAACAGATATATATGGATTTCAGTGGACTGATGGGCGACCGAGGCATTATGTCAACTTGGATTTAGCA AACCACGAGGGTGCTGACATTTATTATAAATGGATACATGCTCTACAAGAG GAAAAGTGTGCTGTAATCATAAGCGATCATTCGATTGGTACTGGGCAATGGAAACCAAAGTCCTGCAATGACACAAATGGATTTGTCTGTCTTCAAAATGTTG ACCCATCCCTCCCAGACTCCCCAGAACCAACAACTTCTACCAACTATGTCAAAATATTTAATGACTCTATGAAAGTTGTTACTCAACAAATGAACTGGGATGAAGCCAAAAAGCACTGCGAAGGTGAAGGTGCCAAACTGGCTAGCCTGCGAAACAAGTGGTCCCAGGCCTATGTTGAGCTGCTGGTTTTGAATCTTAACGCTCCTCTGTGGATTGGACTGAACAAAGTGCAG ACCAATGGGCATTTCACATTTACTGATGGCTGGCACATGAGCTTTTCTCACTGGGGCAAAAATGAACCAAGCAGTGACCAACCTTGTGTCTACGTAGATCTGGATGGAAAatggaagactgctgactgcaATCAGACCATGAACAGTGTTTGTATGAGGTCTACAT ATGTGCCACCAACAGAGTCAAGTGGTTTTCCAGGAATTTGCCCGGAAGATCCAGATGTATTAAATATAGGCCAGCAGTACTTCTGGCTACCATTTAAAGGTTACTGTTACATATTTGTCACAGAAGAAAAAGGGTGGGCAGATGCATCTACTAGCTGTGTAAGACATG GTGGATCACTAGCCAGTATTGAAGATCCCTTTGAGCAagaattcattcaaaacaatgcaaacaagTTTAAAGACAGCCACACCTCGTTCTGGATTGGCCTGTTTCAAACTCACAAAG GGGAATGGTTGTGGTTGGACAAAACAGTCATGGACTACACTAACTGGGCTAATGCTCAACCTGGTCAACACAGCTACGTAACGATTAGCACTTCAACTGGGAAGTGGAGTGCAGCCCATCGGCAGTATTATAGACCATACATTTGCAAAACAGCCAAAG TATTAGCACCAACGCTTCCAACATCATCAGCTGCTG TAGTTCATCCTCGTCAACGTGGCCACATAGCTTTGGCAGTTGTGGTGGTCATTACTGGGATTGCCACTGGGGTCATTGCCTTATTCCTCTTCAAGAAGTTCGCTCGTCGCTTACCCATCCCTGACATGTTAACCACCTTTGACAACCCAGTCTTCAACACTGAGTGGTCACAGCCTAATGTGGTTGACACCAATAATCATGTAGAGAACATAGAGGAAAAGAGCCCTGAGCCCCTTATAACACAAAAATGA